From a single Hymenobacter sp. YIM 151500-1 genomic region:
- a CDS encoding ABC transporter ATP-binding protein, with translation MKTYLRILQYARPWAAFLPQYLLTTVLAILFGLANFTLIIPLLSVLFDKTDQVPLPDHLPAFRPSFDWVRDTFYYYFADVLATHGEMGALGFVCGVVVCSVLLSNVFRYLSLRLLARVRARVIQNLRRHLYHRIIQLPLGFFGGERKGDLMSRFTSDVQEVETSVVNTLTAVIREPLTIVAYFALLFYISVPLTLFTLILLPISGAIIATVAKRLRRQAQQSQSTLGTMLSVIDETLGGIRVIKAFNAQDYIKEKFEEQNDQYARTSRAIDNTRDLASPFSEFAGVTVVAGLLYFGGTLILGGQSTLTGETFIGYVILFSQVLTPAKALSSSFGNIQRGLVAGERVLRVIDLEPVIRDKPDAQVLPPFEHQIELRNLQFSYGDTPVLQDINLTIKKGKTIALVGPSGGGKSTLADLLPRFYDPTDGQLLIDGHDVRDCTIHSVRDQMGIVTQESILFNDTIFNNIRFNTQATEQEVIEAARIANAHDFIVAAPEGYQTVIGDRGSRLSGGQRQRLSIARAILRNPPILILDEATSALDTESEKLVQEALTRLMQNRTSLVIAHRLSTVQHADEIIVLQQGRIVERGTHEQLLRRPNGLYQRLSLLQNAAV, from the coding sequence ATGAAGACCTACCTCCGCATTTTGCAGTACGCCCGGCCCTGGGCCGCTTTTCTGCCGCAATACCTGCTCACCACCGTACTGGCTATTCTGTTTGGCCTGGCCAACTTCACGCTCATCATTCCGCTGCTGAGCGTGCTGTTCGACAAGACCGACCAAGTGCCGCTGCCCGACCACCTGCCCGCCTTTCGCCCCAGCTTCGACTGGGTGCGCGACACGTTCTACTACTACTTTGCCGACGTACTGGCTACGCACGGCGAAATGGGGGCGCTGGGCTTCGTGTGCGGGGTGGTGGTGTGCTCGGTGCTGCTCAGCAACGTGTTCCGCTACCTTAGCCTGCGCCTGCTGGCGCGGGTGCGGGCCCGCGTCATTCAAAACCTGCGCCGCCACCTCTACCACCGCATCATTCAGCTGCCCCTGGGTTTCTTTGGAGGTGAGCGAAAGGGGGATTTGATGTCGCGCTTCACCTCCGACGTGCAGGAGGTGGAAACGTCGGTGGTGAACACGCTCACGGCCGTAATTCGGGAGCCGCTGACCATTGTGGCCTACTTCGCCCTGCTGTTCTACATTTCGGTGCCACTCACGCTGTTTACCCTGATTCTGCTGCCGATTTCGGGCGCCATCATTGCCACGGTGGCCAAGCGCCTGCGCCGCCAGGCCCAGCAAAGCCAAAGCACCCTGGGCACCATGCTGTCGGTGATTGATGAAACGCTGGGCGGCATCCGGGTTATAAAGGCTTTCAACGCCCAGGACTACATCAAGGAGAAGTTTGAGGAGCAGAACGACCAGTACGCCCGCACTTCCCGCGCCATCGACAACACCCGCGACCTGGCCTCGCCCTTCTCGGAGTTTGCGGGCGTAACGGTGGTGGCTGGCCTGCTCTACTTCGGCGGCACGCTCATCCTGGGCGGGCAGTCCACGCTCACCGGCGAAACGTTTATCGGCTACGTCATCCTGTTTTCGCAGGTCCTGACGCCGGCCAAGGCCCTGTCATCCTCGTTTGGCAACATCCAGCGCGGCTTGGTGGCCGGGGAACGGGTGCTGCGCGTCATCGACCTGGAGCCCGTCATCCGCGACAAGCCCGACGCCCAGGTGCTGCCGCCCTTTGAGCACCAGATTGAGCTGCGCAACCTCCAGTTCAGCTACGGCGACACACCCGTGCTCCAGGATATCAACCTCACCATCAAAAAAGGCAAAACCATAGCCCTGGTGGGCCCCAGCGGGGGCGGCAAAAGCACCTTGGCCGACCTGCTGCCGCGCTTCTACGACCCCACCGACGGCCAACTCCTCATCGACGGCCACGACGTGCGCGACTGCACCATCCACTCCGTCCGCGACCAGATGGGCATCGTCACCCAGGAAAGCATTCTGTTCAACGACACCATTTTCAACAATATCCGCTTCAACACCCAGGCTACCGAGCAGGAGGTCATCGAAGCGGCCCGCATTGCTAACGCCCACGACTTCATCGTGGCTGCGCCCGAGGGCTACCAGACCGTCATCGGCGACCGGGGCTCCCGGCTCAGCGGGGGTCAGCGCCAGCGCCTGAGCATTGCGCGGGCCATCCTGCGTAACCCGCCCATTCTCATTCTCGACGAAGCTACCTCCGCCCTCGACACCGAAAGCGAAAAGCTGGTGCAGGAAGCCCTGACCCGCCTCATGCAGAATCGCACCAGCCTGGTTATTGCCCACCGCCTCAGCACCGTGCAGCATGCCGATGAAATCATCGTGCTGCAGCAGGGGCGCATCGTGGAGCGCGGCACGCATGAGCAGCTGCTCCGGCGCCCGAATGGACTCTACCAGCGTTTGAGCTTGCTGCAGAATGCGGCCGTCTAG
- the lpcA gene encoding D-sedoheptulose 7-phosphate isomerase, protein MTSSLPDLIHAELAEAQAVLDRFVQNPASLAALEQAARLMADSLSQGGKILTCGNGGSLCDAQHFAEELTGRYRQNRRALAAIALTEASHMSCVANDFGYDHVFSRYVEALGRPADVLLAISTSGNSPNVLLAAEAAKAAGMRVVGLTGKDGGQLAALCDVEIRAPHSGYADRIQEIHIKAIHIMILLIEQLVK, encoded by the coding sequence GTGACTTCTTCACTTCCCGACCTTATCCACGCCGAGCTGGCGGAGGCCCAGGCCGTGCTCGACCGGTTTGTGCAAAACCCAGCCAGCCTGGCGGCCCTGGAGCAAGCTGCCCGCCTCATGGCCGATTCCCTCAGCCAGGGTGGCAAAATCCTGACCTGCGGCAACGGCGGCTCCCTCTGCGACGCCCAGCACTTTGCCGAGGAGCTGACTGGCCGCTACCGCCAGAACCGCCGCGCCCTCGCGGCAATTGCCCTCACCGAGGCCTCGCACATGAGCTGCGTGGCCAATGACTTCGGCTACGACCACGTGTTCAGCCGCTACGTGGAGGCCCTGGGCCGCCCCGCTGACGTGCTGCTAGCCATCAGCACCAGCGGCAACTCGCCTAACGTGTTATTGGCTGCGGAAGCTGCCAAAGCTGCCGGTATGCGCGTTGTGGGCCTTACGGGCAAAGATGGAGGCCAGCTTGCCGCGCTGTGCGACGTGGAAATCAGGGCCCCGCACAGCGGCTACGCCGACCGGATTCAGGAAATCCACATCAAGGCCATTCACATCATGATTCTGCTGATTGAGCAGCTCGTGAAGTAG
- a CDS encoding YifB family Mg chelatase-like AAA ATPase yields the protein MLTKTYGSAVQGVNAYTITIEVVVSQGTGFFVVGLPDNAIKESQQRVEAALKFRGYRMPRTKVVVNMAPADIRKEGSAYDLPIAVGILHASQQLSTERLGEYVLMGELALDGVLRPIRGVLPIAIQARKEGFKGFILPRENAEEAAIVNNLDIIPVDTMQEAVDFLEGRLDIQPLVIDTRDVFQHTANQYAADFADVQGQENIKRALEIAAAGGHNVIMIGPPGAGKTMLAKRLPSILPPLGMQEALETTKIHSVAGKLGSNASLLNTRPFRAPHHTISDVALVGGGGNPQPGEISLAHNGVLFLDELPEFKRTVLEVMRQPLEERRVTISRAKVSIEFPANFMLIASMNPCPCGYYNHPEKECVCGPGVVQRYLNKVSGPLLDRIDLHVEVTPVTFDQMTETRRAEDSRTIQERVSQARQRQAERFREFPDIHSNAMMPSQMVKDICRINQAGLTLLKTAMERLGLSARAYDRILKVSRTIADLAAADDIRIEHLAEAIQYRSLDREGWAG from the coding sequence ATGCTGACGAAAACTTACGGCTCGGCCGTGCAGGGAGTCAATGCCTATACTATTACGATTGAAGTAGTTGTATCACAAGGAACGGGCTTTTTTGTGGTGGGCCTGCCCGATAATGCCATTAAAGAAAGCCAGCAGCGGGTGGAGGCGGCCCTGAAGTTTCGGGGGTACCGGATGCCGCGCACCAAGGTGGTAGTGAACATGGCCCCGGCCGATATTCGCAAGGAAGGCTCGGCCTACGACCTGCCCATTGCCGTGGGCATCCTGCACGCCTCGCAGCAGCTCAGCACCGAGCGCCTGGGCGAGTACGTGCTCATGGGTGAGCTGGCCCTGGACGGTGTGTTGCGGCCGATTCGGGGGGTGCTGCCCATTGCCATTCAGGCCCGCAAGGAAGGATTTAAGGGCTTCATTCTGCCCCGTGAGAATGCCGAGGAAGCGGCCATTGTCAACAACCTCGACATCATCCCGGTGGACACCATGCAGGAAGCCGTGGACTTTCTGGAAGGCCGCCTCGACATTCAGCCCCTGGTAATAGATACGCGGGACGTGTTTCAGCACACGGCCAACCAGTACGCCGCCGATTTTGCCGACGTGCAGGGCCAGGAGAACATCAAGCGGGCCTTGGAAATTGCGGCGGCCGGCGGCCACAACGTTATTATGATTGGCCCGCCCGGCGCCGGCAAAACCATGCTGGCCAAGCGCCTGCCCAGCATCTTGCCTCCCTTGGGGATGCAGGAAGCTCTGGAAACCACCAAGATTCACTCGGTGGCGGGCAAGCTGGGCTCCAATGCCTCGTTGCTGAACACCCGCCCCTTTCGGGCCCCGCACCACACGATTTCCGACGTGGCCCTGGTGGGTGGGGGCGGCAACCCGCAGCCGGGCGAAATCTCGCTGGCGCACAACGGCGTGCTGTTTCTGGACGAGCTGCCGGAGTTTAAGCGCACGGTGCTGGAGGTGATGCGCCAACCCCTGGAGGAGCGCCGCGTCACGATTTCGCGGGCCAAGGTTAGCATCGAGTTTCCGGCTAATTTCATGCTCATTGCCTCCATGAACCCCTGCCCCTGCGGCTACTACAACCACCCCGAAAAAGAGTGCGTGTGCGGCCCCGGCGTGGTGCAGCGCTACCTCAATAAAGTGAGTGGCCCGCTGCTGGACCGCATCGACCTGCACGTGGAGGTGACGCCCGTAACCTTCGACCAGATGACCGAAACGCGCCGGGCCGAAGACAGCCGCACCATTCAGGAGCGGGTGAGCCAGGCCCGGCAGCGCCAGGCCGAGCGGTTCCGGGAGTTTCCCGACATCCACTCCAACGCCATGATGCCCTCGCAGATGGTCAAGGACATCTGCCGCATCAACCAGGCCGGCCTTACCCTGCTGAAAACCGCCATGGAGCGCCTCGGCCTCTCGGCCCGCGCCTATGACCGGATCCTGAAAGTGTCGCGCACCATTGCCGACCTGGCCGCCGCCGACGACATCCGCATCGAGCACCTGGCCGAAGCCATCCAGTACCGTAGCCTTGACCGGGAAGGCTGGGCCGGATGA
- a CDS encoding DinB family protein yields the protein MQTTAAPPSVPALLSELDREMQLTRRVLERLPADAFDWQPHSKSYSLGQLASHLVDILAWVQPTFEYPEYNAATDGPESEEPATTPAELLTRLERNYATARAALAGATPADFAQVWTFRHGEQVLLQQPRAEVVRESFLNHFIHHRAQLTVYLRLLDVPVPNVYGPTADEPQWLEDAAA from the coding sequence ATGCAAACCACTGCCGCCCCACCCTCAGTACCCGCCCTGCTCTCGGAGCTGGACCGCGAGATGCAGCTCACCCGCCGCGTACTGGAGCGCCTGCCCGCCGATGCTTTCGACTGGCAGCCGCACTCTAAGTCCTACTCCCTGGGCCAGCTGGCCTCCCACTTGGTCGACATTCTGGCCTGGGTGCAGCCCACGTTCGAGTACCCCGAGTACAACGCCGCCACCGACGGCCCCGAAAGCGAGGAGCCGGCCACCACGCCGGCCGAGCTGCTGACGCGCCTGGAACGCAACTACGCCACCGCCCGCGCCGCCCTGGCAGGAGCTACGCCCGCCGATTTTGCGCAGGTCTGGACTTTCCGGCACGGGGAACAAGTGCTGCTGCAACAGCCACGAGCCGAGGTGGTGCGCGAGTCATTCCTCAACCACTTTATTCATCACCGCGCCCAGCTCACGGTGTACCTGCGCCTGCTCGACGTGCCCGTACCTAACGTGTACGGCCCCACTGCCGACGAGCCGCAGTGGCTCGAAGACGCCGCGGCCTGA
- a CDS encoding helix-turn-helix transcriptional regulator — MNRFDRIVALLIQLQAKRVVRGPDLAARYGVSLRTIYRDLRTLEEAGVPVCGEAGVGYSLADGYRLPPVMFTREEATALLTADKLVAQLADAPTAARSRAAMDKLRAVLRRTDRDYLEALSPHISVYRPWGGGPAAVPDAQHQLLASLAAKRVVRLEYQAGYSGEQTVREAEPIGLYYAQHWHLVAFCRLRQDFRDFRLDRITRLELRPEQFRPRPDTLESYWKQKAADRQLTKAVVRFGPQACRPHLEQKYYFGWAHEQPGPNGSMDMTFWVRHPQELAHWVLLFADQATVLEPLALHEELRELARRLHQHYR; from the coding sequence ATGAACCGCTTCGACCGGATTGTGGCGTTGCTCATCCAGCTCCAGGCCAAGCGCGTGGTGCGCGGCCCGGACTTGGCGGCCCGCTACGGCGTGAGCCTGCGCACCATCTACCGCGACCTGCGCACCTTGGAAGAGGCCGGGGTGCCGGTATGCGGGGAGGCCGGCGTGGGATACTCCCTGGCCGATGGTTACCGCCTGCCCCCGGTCATGTTCACGCGCGAGGAAGCCACCGCCCTGCTTACGGCCGACAAGCTGGTGGCCCAGCTCGCCGACGCGCCCACCGCCGCGCGCAGCCGCGCGGCCATGGACAAGCTGCGCGCCGTGCTGCGCCGCACCGACCGGGACTACCTGGAAGCCCTGAGCCCGCACATTTCGGTGTACCGGCCCTGGGGCGGCGGTCCGGCCGCCGTGCCCGATGCCCAGCACCAGCTGCTGGCCAGCCTGGCCGCCAAGCGCGTGGTGCGCTTGGAGTACCAGGCGGGGTACAGCGGTGAGCAAACCGTGCGCGAAGCTGAGCCCATTGGGCTCTACTACGCTCAGCACTGGCACCTGGTGGCCTTCTGCCGCCTGCGCCAGGACTTCCGCGACTTCCGCCTCGACCGGATTACGCGCCTGGAGCTGCGCCCCGAGCAGTTCCGGCCCCGCCCCGATACGCTGGAGTCGTACTGGAAGCAGAAAGCCGCCGACCGGCAGCTGACCAAGGCCGTGGTGCGGTTTGGGCCTCAAGCCTGCCGGCCGCATCTGGAGCAGAAATATTACTTCGGCTGGGCCCACGAGCAGCCCGGCCCCAATGGCAGCATGGATATGACGTTCTGGGTACGGCACCCGCAGGAGCTGGCGCACTGGGTATTGCTTTTTGCTGACCAAGCCACCGTGCTGGAGCCTTTGGCGCTGCACGAGGAGCTACGGGAGCTGGCCCGGCGCCTGCATCAGCACTACCGCTGA
- a CDS encoding quinone-dependent dihydroorotate dehydrogenase: MYKALLKPLFFQLDAEKAHHLVFDNLRRAHQLPGVRTALRGLYDYQHPSLERDVLGLRFRNPVGLAAGFDKNAELTNELASLGFGFVEIGTVTPRPQPGNPTPRLFRLPQDEALINRMGFNNDGAAAAAQRLRRRQHPDLIIGGNIGKNKDTPNELAAHDYVACVEALHEVVDYFVVNVSSPNTPGLRQLQEREPLIRLLQEVQERNQALPRPRPLLLKIAPDLTDAQLDDILLIARETHLSGLVATNTTISREPLRTPAPAVAALGAGGLSGRPLRQRATEVIRYLHRRTHGGLPIIGAGGIHSAQEALEKLAAGASLVQLYTGFIYEGPGLVRRINRELARRGGA, from the coding sequence ATGTACAAAGCTTTGCTAAAACCACTTTTCTTTCAGCTCGACGCGGAAAAGGCTCACCATCTGGTGTTCGACAACCTGCGGCGGGCCCACCAGTTGCCGGGCGTGCGCACGGCCCTGCGCGGGCTCTACGACTACCAGCACCCCAGCCTGGAGCGCGACGTGCTGGGGCTGCGGTTTCGCAACCCAGTAGGGCTGGCGGCTGGCTTCGACAAAAACGCCGAGCTGACCAACGAGCTGGCCTCTTTGGGCTTTGGCTTCGTGGAGATTGGGACGGTAACGCCGCGGCCCCAGCCCGGCAACCCCACGCCGCGGCTGTTCCGGCTGCCCCAGGACGAGGCCCTCATCAACCGCATGGGCTTCAACAACGACGGCGCGGCGGCAGCGGCCCAACGGCTGCGGCGGCGCCAGCACCCGGACCTGATTATCGGCGGCAACATTGGCAAGAACAAGGACACGCCCAATGAGCTGGCCGCCCACGACTACGTGGCCTGCGTGGAAGCCCTGCACGAGGTGGTGGATTACTTCGTGGTCAATGTATCGTCGCCGAATACGCCGGGCCTGCGCCAGCTCCAGGAGCGGGAGCCGCTGATACGGCTGCTCCAGGAGGTGCAGGAGCGCAACCAAGCCCTGCCGCGTCCCCGGCCGCTGCTGCTGAAAATTGCGCCCGACCTCACCGATGCCCAACTCGACGACATCCTGCTCATTGCCCGCGAAACCCACCTGAGCGGCCTCGTAGCCACCAACACCACCATCAGCCGGGAGCCGCTGCGCACGCCGGCCCCGGCCGTAGCCGCATTGGGAGCGGGCGGGCTGAGCGGCCGGCCCCTGCGCCAGCGGGCCACCGAGGTTATCCGCTACCTGCACCGCCGCACCCACGGCGGACTGCCCATCATCGGGGCGGGCGGCATCCATTCGGCGCAGGAGGCCCTGGAAAAGCTGGCGGCCGGCGCTTCCCTGGTGCAGCTCTACACGGGCTTCATTTATGAGGGCCCTGGCCTGGTGCGGCGCATCAACCGGGAGCTGGCCCGCCGTGGTGGCGCTTGA
- a CDS encoding 30S ribosomal protein THX — translation MGKGDIKTKRGKRTNGSFGVHRKRKKAGKAAAPKAATPKK, via the coding sequence ATGGGCAAAGGAGACATCAAAACCAAGCGCGGCAAGCGCACCAACGGCAGCTTCGGTGTGCACCGCAAGCGCAAAAAAGCCGGCAAAGCGGCGGCTCCCAAGGCTGCTACTCCAAAGAAATAA
- a CDS encoding acyloxyacyl hydrolase: protein MTAALGWMPKAQAQQAPPRAPVLVGAQVHGSFIIAHTPAIKHLAVSHPTGFEVNVQRQTNGSQPWHAWYRYPRVGVAFTYYDYHNPTLGRSYAAGIYLSKAVWRRARQEVHARLGSGLAYFPQGFDAATNHRNTIISSRFNAIIQLRAEYDVALTSHWGALLALGLNHYSNGATTKPNFGINLPTVSVGLNYHGQRPWRPLSPPAPGPDPADLGRTRVSLSATAGLKQHGESDPRRYLVNSITVSASRRVGRKSTLTAGVEGFLDRSLTAQLRDTARTTDRLPDVRKAGLYLGHELLFGRFAFVSHLGVYLYNPYKSNNFYYERLGLKYQITEHLFSSLDLKVHRGSADVIECRLGVRL from the coding sequence GTGACTGCTGCCCTTGGCTGGATGCCGAAAGCCCAGGCCCAGCAAGCCCCTCCACGTGCCCCTGTACTAGTGGGGGCGCAGGTACACGGCAGCTTTATCATTGCCCACACGCCCGCTATCAAGCACCTGGCCGTGTCGCACCCCACGGGCTTTGAGGTGAACGTGCAGCGCCAGACCAACGGCTCCCAGCCCTGGCACGCCTGGTACCGCTACCCGCGCGTAGGCGTGGCCTTCACATACTACGACTATCACAACCCCACCCTGGGCCGCTCCTACGCCGCCGGCATCTACCTGAGCAAGGCCGTGTGGCGCCGGGCCCGGCAGGAGGTGCACGCCCGCCTGGGCTCGGGGCTGGCGTATTTTCCCCAGGGCTTCGACGCGGCTACCAACCACCGCAACACCATTATCAGCTCCCGCTTCAACGCCATCATCCAGCTTCGGGCCGAGTATGATGTGGCCCTGACTTCGCACTGGGGGGCGCTGCTGGCTCTCGGCCTAAACCACTACTCCAACGGCGCCACCACCAAGCCCAACTTCGGCATCAACCTGCCCACCGTATCCGTGGGCCTAAACTACCACGGGCAGCGGCCGTGGCGGCCGTTGTCGCCGCCGGCGCCGGGGCCCGACCCCGCCGACCTGGGCCGCACCAGGGTGAGCCTAAGCGCCACGGCCGGCCTGAAGCAGCACGGCGAGTCGGACCCCCGCCGGTACCTTGTCAACTCCATTACGGTGTCCGCCAGCCGGCGGGTGGGCCGCAAAAGCACGCTCACGGCTGGTGTAGAAGGCTTTCTGGACCGCAGCCTCACGGCTCAGCTCCGCGACACGGCCCGCACCACCGACCGTTTGCCCGATGTGCGCAAAGCCGGCCTCTACCTGGGCCACGAGCTGCTGTTTGGCCGCTTCGCCTTCGTTTCGCACCTGGGTGTCTACCTCTACAATCCTTACAAGTCCAACAACTTCTACTACGAGCGGCTGGGGCTGAAATACCAGATTACTGAGCACTTGTTCAGCAGCCTCGACCTGAAAGTGCACCGCGGCTCCGCCGACGTAATTGAGTGCCGCTTAGGTGTGCGGCTCTAA
- a CDS encoding porin family protein, whose amino-acid sequence MKKIFALTLGLVSAASLAHAQDSGGFRIGLKAGATYSNISGDDVERITGPNYEAELGSYKLGYNVGVGVTIPLSSDGFFSLAPELLYNRKGYEIQSEQRTNLPAGVSQIEIEQQRVLHYLDLPILAKINAGGLFFELGPQASFLFGSRNKQQTTTKFTNGEKDKVEDNGKFQDYTGVGARDEADKSDLSQFDISGVAGIGYMTDGGFSVNLRYARGFNSLIDTKDQDNEPKAFNNAFTFQVGYLIPTK is encoded by the coding sequence ATGAAAAAGATTTTTGCTCTCACGCTCGGCCTAGTTTCGGCCGCTTCCCTGGCCCACGCTCAAGACAGCGGTGGGTTTCGTATTGGCTTGAAAGCTGGTGCCACGTACTCCAACATTTCCGGTGACGATGTTGAGCGGATTACCGGCCCCAACTACGAAGCAGAACTAGGCTCCTACAAGCTAGGCTACAATGTCGGCGTGGGTGTGACCATTCCGTTGAGCAGTGATGGGTTCTTCTCTTTGGCGCCTGAGTTGCTGTACAACCGCAAAGGCTATGAAATTCAGTCGGAGCAAAGAACCAACCTGCCAGCTGGAGTATCCCAGATTGAAATCGAGCAGCAGCGTGTGCTACACTATCTTGACTTGCCAATCCTGGCGAAAATTAACGCTGGTGGCTTGTTTTTCGAGCTAGGCCCGCAGGCTAGCTTCCTGTTTGGCTCACGCAACAAGCAGCAGACCACAACTAAGTTCACCAATGGCGAAAAGGACAAGGTAGAGGATAACGGCAAGTTTCAGGATTACACCGGTGTAGGTGCCCGCGACGAAGCCGACAAATCTGACCTGTCCCAGTTCGACATTAGTGGGGTGGCAGGCATTGGCTATATGACCGATGGTGGCTTCAGCGTGAACCTGCGCTATGCTCGTGGCTTCAACTCGCTGATTGATACCAAAGACCAAGACAACGAGCCCAAGGCCTTCAACAACGCCTTTACATTTCAGGTTGGTTACCTGATTCCGACCAAGTAG
- a CDS encoding porin family protein has product MKKTSFALGILLALGAASSAKAQGVRLGLRAGANYANLAGNVQNEDTYNNKFGFLGGVMLNADLTGDGFFSLQPEILFSQKGFENKPTEYTNTVLGIGYTEKREGSVTFNYLDVPVLAKINAGGLVLEAGPQYSYLLSANNETKVTRTRQPNGTPTVAEAENQKDVSGLNRSELGYVAGIGYQTDNGLSLNLRYTGAFSDFVKSDNGTYFNGDLKNARHSAVQLSLGYLIPSK; this is encoded by the coding sequence ATGAAAAAGACTTCGTTTGCTTTGGGAATACTGTTGGCCTTAGGAGCTGCCTCATCGGCGAAGGCTCAGGGTGTGCGGCTGGGCCTGCGGGCCGGCGCCAACTACGCCAACCTTGCGGGCAATGTGCAGAATGAGGACACGTACAACAACAAGTTTGGCTTCCTGGGCGGCGTGATGCTAAACGCCGACCTCACCGGCGACGGATTCTTCTCGCTGCAACCCGAAATTCTGTTTTCGCAGAAAGGCTTCGAGAACAAGCCCACCGAGTACACCAACACAGTACTGGGCATTGGCTACACCGAGAAGCGCGAGGGCAGCGTCACCTTCAACTACCTCGACGTACCAGTGCTGGCCAAAATCAACGCCGGCGGCCTGGTGCTGGAAGCCGGCCCCCAGTACTCCTACCTGCTGAGCGCCAACAACGAAACCAAGGTAACGCGCACCCGCCAACCCAACGGCACGCCCACAGTAGCGGAAGCCGAAAACCAGAAGGACGTCAGCGGGCTAAACCGCAGCGAGTTGGGCTACGTGGCCGGCATCGGCTACCAGACCGATAATGGCCTGAGCCTGAACCTGCGCTACACCGGTGCCTTCAGCGACTTCGTGAAGAGCGACAACGGCACCTACTTCAACGGCGACCTGAAAAACGCCCGTCACTCGGCTGTCCAGCTCTCGTTGGGCTACCTGATTCCGAGCAAGTAA
- a CDS encoding PorT family protein: MPISVRALAVVASLLLPGAALGQRPASPPLLLLGLKGGAAVSSGVGPDAHGSSLRLGGHGGALLRVQPLARLAVQAEALYAHRGDGATAYGPSIGHRLSYLNVPVLLQYHPGDLYFEAGPQFSWLLAAAPNTPSQGSLGRTLFQSRAIGFAAGFGYQDTTGLTLGWRYNGNWQNLYRPVELVDHTQVRLRSSAIEFYMSYVFEPRQAGQAGKAVARGSVRAGRFLFVTVPVGAMRAVGRLFRKPPAAPATAPATPAPALPKQP; encoded by the coding sequence ATGCCTATTTCAGTTCGGGCGCTGGCCGTTGTGGCGAGTCTACTGCTGCCGGGGGCGGCGCTAGGGCAGCGCCCCGCTTCCCCTCCTCTCCTACTACTGGGCCTGAAAGGGGGCGCTGCCGTTTCCAGCGGCGTCGGGCCCGATGCGCACGGCAGCTCCTTGCGTCTCGGCGGGCACGGCGGAGCCCTGCTACGGGTGCAGCCGCTGGCCCGACTAGCGGTGCAGGCCGAAGCCCTCTATGCTCACCGGGGCGACGGTGCCACGGCCTACGGCCCATCCATTGGCCACCGGCTTAGCTACCTAAACGTGCCCGTGCTACTCCAGTACCACCCCGGCGACCTGTACTTTGAGGCGGGCCCGCAGTTTAGCTGGCTGCTGGCCGCCGCACCCAACACCCCAAGCCAGGGTTCTTTGGGCCGCACACTGTTTCAGTCGCGTGCTATAGGCTTCGCCGCGGGGTTTGGCTACCAGGACACCACGGGTCTGACCCTGGGCTGGCGCTACAACGGGAACTGGCAGAATCTCTACCGCCCGGTGGAGCTAGTCGACCATACCCAGGTGCGCTTACGCAGCAGTGCCATTGAGTTCTACATGAGCTACGTATTTGAGCCCCGGCAGGCAGGGCAGGCCGGTAAAGCCGTGGCGCGCGGTAGCGTCCGGGCCGGCCGCTTTCTATTTGTTACGGTGCCGGTGGGCGCAATGCGTGCCGTTGGCCGTTTGTTCCGGAAGCCGCCAGCGGCTCCGGCCACTGCGCCAGCGACACCAGCACCAGCTTTGCCCAAGCAACCATAG